In Candidatus Rokuibacteriota bacterium, the DNA window AGGGGGGCCCGCTTGAGGAGGGCCAGCTCGGCGGCCCGGGTGACTTTCTCCCCGACCACCGAGGCCATGCTCCCCCCCATGAAGTCGAACTCGAACACGCAAAGGACGACGGGGAAGCCCGAGATGCGCGCGGTCCCGCTGAGCACGGCTTCCTCGAGCCCGGTCTTCTCCTTCGCTGAACGGAGGCGGTCCCGGTACCGCCGGGTATCGCGGAAGCCCAGGGGATCCCGGGAGCGGAGGCCGGCGTCGCGTTCCTCGAAGGAGCCCTCGTCCACCAGGAGCGCGATCCGGTCGCGGGCAGCGATGCGGAACGGATAGCGGCACTTGGGGCAGACGCGGCCGGCCCGCTCCACCTCGGCGCGGTAGACGATCTCCTTGCAGGAGTCGCACTTGATCCAGAGCCCCTCGGCGATGACGACCTTCCGGGGCCGCGCCTCGCCTTCTTTCCGCTTCCAGAACCAGGGCATCACCTCGGAGGGGGGCTCACGCCCCCCTTCCGAACCTCCCCCCCTTTTGGTTGCGCGGGCAAAGCCCGCGCTCGAACACGGAGGGGGGCTACGCCCCCCATCCGATACCACCCCCCCTTCGAGCTGCGTGGGCCAAGCCCGCGCTCGAACGCGACGATGATCGTCCACCCCGGTCGGGGCGGCATGCCGCCCTCCCCGGAGGGGGCTACGCCCTCTGGCTACAGGGCCCGCCGGTGTGAGAAGGCGATCTCCTCGCTGGTGATGAACTCGAGCAGTACCGGCTGCCCGTCCGCGTTCAGCTTCCGCGCGCGCTCGAGTGCAGGGACGATCTCGGCCGGCTTCTCCACGCGCTCGGCATAGCCGCCCATGGCGCGGCCGATCTCCGCGTAGTTCCCGCCGATATCCCGGGCGCGGTAGCGATCGTGGGAGACGACCAGGGCGTGCCGCTCGATGGCCATGGCCGAATTGTTCAGGACGATGGTCGTGATGGGAATCCCGCAACGCACGGCGGTCTCGAAGTCCAGGCCGGTCATGCCGAAGGCGGCGTCACCCATGAAGTTCACGCAGAACTTCTCGGGCGCGACGAGCTTGGCGCCGATGATCAGGCCGAGCCCGGTGCCGAGCGCGTGGGACTTGCCCCAGCCCATGTAGCTCCGGGGCGCGGTGGCGCGGTAGAAGGGGGCCAGCTGGTGGGGCAAGAGCAGCATCGGCACCGAATCCGAGTAGGCCGTGGCGACCCCGGCGAAGGCGTTCTCGGCGCCGGGCCCGTATTGCATGGCGAACACACCGATGCGGCGCCCATTGGTCGTCCGGGTGTACCCGTCGGCGATGCCGACGCCCACCCGCTCCTGGCGGCAGATCAGCGGCCGGATCCCTGCGGCCGCGGCCGCGTCGATGATGGGCGTGGTGGGGTACGCGCTCAGGACCTCGACGCCCTCTCGCTTCAGAATCTCAGCGATCGCCTCGACGACCTTCAACCGCTCGTCTCCTCAGGACGGTCCCGTCAGACAGCGCAGAATCTGCTTCGGGCGCGAAGCTCCCAATCAGGCGACGGCCCCTCGAAAGTCATGGATCGGAACGATCACCTTGCGCACCACCTTTCCAGCCAGGATTGCCCGCTCAATGTCTGCGATTTCGAGTTCGTCGTCTTGCCTCTCTTCTTCCGCATGTCCCGTGAGTTCATAGCGCTTGGCCCGTATCTGCTCCTTGATCTCCTGCAGGCCTTTGCGGGGCATTCATGTTCTCGGACACATGTCGACGTCCTTGCGGGTCACGAACTTATGTTCCGCAGGGGGTCTTTGAGGGAGGCGAGGAAGCGGGCGACCTCGGAGACCAGCGCCTCGCTCCCGGCGTGGGCTTCGACGAGGCGTACGATGGCCGAGCCCACGATCACCCCGTCAGCGTAGCGCGCGACCGCGGCGGCCTGCTCAGGGGTCGAGATCCCGAAGCCGACACAGACCGGCTTCGTGGTCGCCGCGCGCAGCTCGCCCAGGTAGCGAGCCAGATCTGGCGGAAGCTCCGCGCGCGCGCCGGTGACCCCCGTGAGCGAGACCGCGTAGACGAAGCCCCGGCTCCGCCGGGCGATCATTCGCATCCGCTCGGGCGGCGAGGTCGGAGCCACCAGGTGAATGAGGTCGAGCCCGGTGACCCGAGCCTCGGCAGCGAGCGGCCCCGCTTCCTCGGGGGGGAGGTCAGCCACGATCACGCCATCAACCCCTGCCTCCACGGCCGTCTTGGCGAACGCCTTGAGCCCGAAGGCGAGCACCGGATTGTAATAGGTCAGGAAGACGAGCGGCGCGGAAACCTCC includes these proteins:
- a CDS encoding acetyl-CoA carboxylase carboxyltransferase subunit beta, with product MPWFWKRKEGEARPRKVVIAEGLWIKCDSCKEIVYRAEVERAGRVCPKCRYPFRIAARDRIALLVDEGSFEERDAGLRSRDPLGFRDTRRYRDRLRSAKEKTGLEEAVLSGTARISGFPVVLCVFEFDFMGGSMASVVGEKVTRAAELALLKRAPLIVVSASGGARMQEGILSLMQMAKTAAALQRLGEERVPYISILTDPTTGGVTASFAMLGDVILAEPRALVGFAGPRVIAETIRQPLPEGFQRSEFLLEHGQIDRVVERRELRSLLGRILAFFADRPLPVP
- a CDS encoding tryptophan synthase subunit alpha — its product is MSRIAQTFARMRKRGERALIPYFTAGDPSLQLTGQLLREAARQGADLIELGVPFSDPLADGPVIQRASQRALAAGVTLARVLELVREVRTEVSAPLVFLTYYNPVLAFGLKAFAKTAVEAGVDGVIVADLPPEEAGPLAAEARVTGLDLIHLVAPTSPPERMRMIARRSRGFVYAVSLTGVTGARAELPPDLARYLGELRAATTKPVCVGFGISTPEQAAAVARYADGVIVGSAIVRLVEAHAGSEALVSEVARFLASLKDPLRNISS